The DNA region ATCCACCGCATACTTACAATCTAACAATCATCCGTCACCAAATGCAGAAAGCGGAGGCACTGCATCTATTGATAGACGCTCGTGCTCGCAGGCATTGTTCCAACGAGATGCCAATAGATTAGTATGAATTTATAAGGAACCATCTTTCGTTAACAATGGCGAGAGAGCACTCGAATTTTTATAGTGTTTCTATATAGTGAGAATTTTATCGTATGTTGCTTTTTTTGAAAGTGTAGATatcgagaggaagagagaaagagaaaagaacaGAGATAAAATTGCTTTTGTAAAAGCAGCTTTATCTATATTCTAGATTAGAGAGTTTACCGCATTTAGCAGGAAGATTCTTCGATTGTAAGAACGCAGTACAATTCACGTGAACTCGGAGATGCTCGGAAACGTGTCGGATATCTcggattatatattattaacgttatttttcattgttcgaTGGTTACGGATCCAGCGTATAAAAATATGGAAGTATGTGAGCGTCGACAAACAGGACACGTCGGGGTGTTGAGAATTCTCTGTTTCAAAGCAAAGCACCACACGTCTCGCCGAACAAACGTACTTACCTGGCGCACGATGCGGTGCAATCGACGTTTCCAGCATCGCCTCGGCCAGATCCTCTCGCAGCTGATTCTCACCGCTGCCGACACCCGCGTTCTCGCTGTCTAAGGAGTCGCCGTAGGCTTCCATGAATCTCGGAGATTGCTCGTAGCTGCCTGGAAAATACACCAATGGCGTCAAACTAAATAGTCCTCCACTTATATAATCGATGCATATTCAGCAATGCAAGTAATCATTACTTTAGGAGATACATTTTAAGTCCAATTATCTCGATAAACCAACGGGAAACATAAATGTTGGCAAACCCACAGCGGTAAACAAgattaaaattcaaatcgtgATAACCTAACCCAATTATCTATTCCAGCAGCACGATTAATGGAATCAAGAAAATAATTGCATCACGCGTATTGATCATTTGTGAttgctggactgcggatctttatgcgtttatggcttcaaaaacttttcgaaaaattctagaaaatgaaattccacagaatttggtacgattatatctttatttcagatctacaaagactactaccactaaaattgcataaacaaccGTAATCTTGCTTCATCGATAGTGCTAGAAATGAAGTTTCTgatttttagatttatttattcacttacTTCCTGATCCATCGATCACCACGGGTACCAGAGATCTAGATGTAGCGTGTGGCATGTTTACTGGATTTGATCTTGCTGGTCGAGAGCCACCGGTTACACCGATCTCGATAGCCTCGGCTTCGACCAGGTTTACAGGTGCTCTGAAATGAATTGGAAATCATTAATCTACAGTCTAGATCAGAATAGCAATAAACATACTTTCAGATACTAACCCACTGGTCGCGTTGTAGGTTTTGAAGACAAACTGTGGCCCCATCCATAGTCGTCTATGGGGACCAGCGTGCGTCACGATTTCTACTTGACTCAACCAACGATCCTCTGCTAAATCCATATCCTGGATGTCTTTTGGCAAAGTCACGACACTCAGCAGAGAGCTGGACGCCGGTAAAGGTGGCACAATCTCTAAAGAATTCGGGGATCTTATCAGAGGCCATTGACCTTTTGCCTCGACCTCCAATTCTATCATCGTGTCGTCGCACACTTTCTCTTTTGGTACACCTGCGAAGTACAATTACCTTTTAGCTACCCAGATTGTTTATTAAATTGAACTGAAACAGTAGATTTAACTTTCAGTTACTTCCTCATGGTTGCAACTTTACAAtcttataaaagaaaattattcgtTCTTCATTTATATAATGCAAATTGGTTAAACAATCGATATTTCACCCACCTGCTGCTGGTTTTGGTTCTAAATCGTACTGTATCATGTTTCCATGGCACGCCATGATGAACAAAGAATCCACCGCCCTCTTCATCACTTTGGCGGTGGATTCTCTTTGCGCGTACATCCATGCTCTCGGCGGAGCGAAGCAACCACAGATTTTTAATGGTAGAGTCGCACTGTCGTCCGAGTGCAATCGTTGTCTTTGTTGCGGCCAGCTAAAGAATGCCATAAAAATTTACACTTACAAAATCGATCGCCCCTCTTCCTACAGCAAAGTAAATATGTTCTCCCAGTAGTTTCAGTGTTAAAGACTCTTGTACAGGGTGTGTAAaaagtgaatctacacctctgagacaccctgtataagtgtTATCATTAGAGAAATTCGCAACCGAGTTGTTATAATATATTCGTGACCGATACCTTTGTTGAACTTGACTGTTCGTGTAGTTTAACGTAGACTGCTGCCGTATCTGGGCCAAGGGGTGCAACACGGTCGGATGGGGATATGGGGGAAGTCTTGGATTAGAGTATGGGTACACCGACAAAGGCAACTCTGAATGGGAAACAGGGGAATGAGATCTGATACCGTCGTCCATTAAACCGGCGCTTCTATGAAATCTCGATAATCTATTTACAACATGAGGTGTGGAATGGGTGCGCACCCCCACAGGTCCACCATAGGGTGCGACAGGAAACACATGAGTGGTTCCCCGTACTGTTGAAATTGCCGCCCAACGTGTGTCGCTCGAAAACACCATATCCTGTGACCGAAGAAATAGTTAAAGTAAATTAAACAATTCTCGAAAGATAATTATTAACGCGTTGACCACCGTATTCCTCTACCCTAAcgcaaataaaaatagtattgcTATTAAGAAGAACAGAACGGTTTCGTTTTAGACCTGCGCCGTTCGTACGCGATAAGAAAATCTTAATTTCTTCCATTTCAGATAACtatgctgcggattttatacatttcatgGAAAAATGAACGTGTGAAAAACAAAACCATAAATATATCAGAAGAATTGAAGAATTGTTGTTATGCTGACTGAACTTTCGTCTACGCCTTCAGACTAATTGAatgcaaaaaattatttaactacTCGGTTCACAGGCGTCGCGAGAAATTTGCAAGTATGATTGGTAATCGTCACAGTCATTGAATAAGTTGAGCTGGCGATTTGGTAGTCAACACGAAATCGTTAAATTAATATACCTGCACTTTGGCGGTGGTATCTCCGCGATGCAAAATATATAAATGGTGCACTGCAGCTAAAGTGGGGCCTCCCGGATGCGGTTGAATTCTAAATACATGAAAATCGTGCCCTCTTTTGTCAGCGGTCAGCAGCAATGCGCCGCTCAAATCAAAGGTCATGGCGACGATCGCGTCACTGTGGGCAGTAAAATGAGCAATTACAGTTTCTACGTTCGCGTCGTCTAGTTCTTTCTCCTCTTTCGCGGCTTGAAGATCTAGGATCGTGATCACGCCCGGTTGAGTCACGTCGTTGCCGATGTTATTGATGACTATAGGCGACGCCGAGTTGCCAGACAAGCTGGACGCGACTGTCTCCCCTAAACCACGCAATCCTTTGCCCAAGGACTTCGCTGCGTAAAGAACAGTCGCTGTGTAGCTTTGAACTCCTTCTCCTTCGCAGCCTCCGCTGCTTCTTTTCGCTGGTAATAATTTCTTCTCGCTATAAACGATGATGATTTATGACATTTGTTAAACGGTTTACAACGATGTCTATAGCTTCATCGTCTCACCTGTACGCAAGCCATCTCGTTCCCAATGCAACAGGATTTGGATTCGGACCAGGACTCGCATAGCAAGTGGTGACCGTTAAAACGTCCTCTAAAGTCCGGGCATTAAACACTGCAATTTTTTCTAGAAACGTCACTACTATGGATCGTTTATTCGCCAGAATGTCGTAAACTGGATTTTTGAATTTGATGCTTTTAGCTTGCTCTCCGGTCTTCAACGAAATGAAGCTGATGTTGCAAAATTGTGGTCCAGGTCCAGCTGAATCGCACACTGCCACCATCGGCCGTTTCGACTCGAACAGATCGATATTCTCATCGTCAGTCTTTGGATTCGGTAAAATTCTCAGAGTGCGGACCACCCCTTGTCGCCATGATAACACTTCCGTTGCTTCTCCTGTCGCTGCTATCAACCATACCTGCATTTGGAAATCGATGCATTTAGGTGGCTACGAATTGTCTGTACCAACAAGTACCATTTGCAATCTCTGCTGCTATAGCGTACCAAAGTACTAAAATTAGCAATTATGTATATGCATGCACCACCTTTAGCATTTCATTTTATAGTTACTGAAGAATGTGGCAAAGagattgcagatttttatgtaCTTATGGTACTCGAAATGCTATTGCGGTGCTgacaaagtaatttacgaaaatatgaatttttctaAGAGAATTTCAGACCTGAACTCCGGTAGTATAACCGAGCACCAGTAACAAAGGTGGCGTGTTAGAGCCTTCATTGTAGTCTGGATATAAGACCGGATCGTTAATGTCTGCATACTCGAACCGTGCCCATGTTATAGATTCCTTGTTATCAGAATTGAGTGTGCCGGTATAAGCCTGCTCATAAATaagataatatatatttttcaatgaaaaaattcTGCGACAGACAATGACCTGCAATACCGACCTGTGGAACTATATCATTGATAATCCCAGCGACACTATCTATTATCGACCGATCAACTATAGGCTGAGGTGACACGACTTGAGCTCCTTTATGCACACCGCGCCTCGGAGAGTCTGCAGCCATTTTTTCTTCCCGAACTGAATATGTTTACCTAGAtagaaacaaaacaaaaaaatgataaatattcaatatttattacaattactggactgcggatctttatgcgtttatgaagaaattaactgggtgaaatataaaacgttgTGCTGGTTTGACCGTGAAAAGACTATCGAGGGATaagatgaatttttatttaaccaccgcttcccacaatcaatgcagaagaaattataaaatattataatttgtggTTTTCCAAGTTTTCTAGTGGATGctgtaaaaataaaacaataaaacgaCATTTACCgagagataattaaatattaatggaAAACAGCGATTTATACGAGCACGAATTCCCACGAGAGAAACTAAATTTCGCTACAAGAAAACAAAGTAAACGGACGACCACTCCGGAGACAGCGTAATTGCGCAAATTCGAAATAATCTCTCGGCAGATGCGGAAAAAATCTGTCAGCAAAAAAAGAGTCTGCACTTACTACGCGCGAAAATTTCCATTCATTGGTGGGAAATTAAGTGTACCGGACGTACACATTtctattaataacaatatagtTGATAACGATAAGAAACAAAAACCAAAAAAACTCGTGTAAAAACCGTGAGTAGTACAGAGGTGTACGAGAGCAGCTGCGACGGGATTATCAGGTGCGCTgcgaaaaaataaataattcccgAAAAGTGAATCGGTGCGTCGAATAACGTAGAAACGAAGTAGCGGTGGGAAGTAGTGGGAGAATCTATTTTGCTTGTTAAAGAATATTACACAATCCAGCGTACAGCTGTTCGTGGTGTGTACACGCTCAGGGACAATTAATAAAAGGCGGACCGGAAATGTCAAAACGGTTGAACAAGCTGTGAGGCCCTTAATGATGTCCAATCGTTCGAGCGATTGAATCTGGAGAGATTAGATTCTCCCGTGGAAAAAGATAGACGTTTCTGGCGTGAAACGAGCGACCCTGACATTTCGTCGAACAAAGGGGGTAGAACGAAGCAACGGGCATTCGAAGCAAAGCATTCGTTTCACGCACTGCGTCTATATTTTAGTTTGCCCGAGCAAACAGATGTCTACGGTGTCGATCGTTCACGGATCGACGTAGAGGAGAAACGGTTCGATTTACCTCGCCGTAAAACTGTATCCTCATACTGGGAAGCTCGCCATCTCGGAAACGACCTTCTACTGCGTCATTCTGCGAGTGACTGACACAACACGAACAGAAAACGATAGTGATGTCACCCCGCCCGCGAAACGTCAATCTTTTTGTTCGAAATACGAAGCGCGTCGGTGTAGCACAACGAGTAGCCGCGACGGAGAACGCACGAGAAACCCGTTCGTCGTTTTTGACGCGCCGATTAGGATGCTCGGTACCCGTCGCCCGCTAATACGTATCGGGTAGCATAACTGCAGCAACCGTCCGTTTCGTTGGAAATACGAAAACAATAATCAGCTGATTCAGATAAGGAAATGGTGGGAAAGGAGGGGAGAAGAAGAGAAAAGCGAACCACGAACCCTCGCCGGTCATGGCATCTGCAACGTAGCTAGATAGCACACTCGATGTACAAATTATAGATACCTATATATATTTGATTGACCTGTGGCAAAGAATGTAGAGATACAAGAGGCGACACTCCGAAGCGGGAAGTTTAAATCGTGTCAATGtctaaaaatctatttattttaatttagaacGCACTATTTATAAACACTTTACCTATCGAAACTCGAAAGCCTGTCAatagtattttcaataattgtgctataccaaaagaaagcatagaaattttcttttacatttatTAGATGACATTGTTGAGGGTGATTTGTTACTTCAcaattcacaatgaaaattgctgttgctgctgaaggttccattaaaaagtattgtaaaaaatcgtgtaccatagatttctctaaattatgcaataatcaccggtcggtaatgtgttaacattgGTTTTCGAAGTATTTATATACGTTAATTTTACAAGAAGCATACAGTTAGCAGTTTGTTGTGCATTAGCCTTAATGTTTAGTTCACCATATTGAATAAAGATGGCACATTATTTACGATTTTAAAATGGCGCTGAATTTAAACTGTGAAACTGAAGCAATGAAAAAGGTTATTAAACTGATAGCACATTGATTTTAATAAAACTTAGTCGTGTGTGATTGATATTCTTTCTCTCCTATAAATTAATAGAATgatcaaaatattattttcatcatttaaatgattgaaatataattttagtttGATATTGGTATGACTGCATCAGTTTATCAATCTCAGGAATCCAAGGAATGTTGCTATGGTATTCCAATGCAACAAAATTCAATGCAGCATAAGTTTCTACATGAATACTACGCTTTGCATTGAATAATACAGTAAAATTCAGTGATGGCATTGGTGAAAAGTAGATAATGAAAGTTGCACattgtatttataatatttacgattgagaaagtattagcaatcgaaCAAATCAATATTGTATATTTTCGTGGAGGtgtatttgttgttgtattgctATAGAAACTGTGTTCGTAAATATAGTCCTCGACATCACCGCCATCTTGAAGTATACTCGTTTGAATTGAAGCGGTACGTTTGAAAAGGACAAAAATTTTTCTTTGTAAATTCAGGAAACATCTGaaactatttttaaataaatatatccaGAATTCTCCGGAATACAAAATCTAGTAATTCTAGTAATTCTTCTTTATTAGAGAAATATACATTTCCAGCACAAAGATAAACTTTCTGTACTTTCTTTAAAGCATtaccattatttatattacgaatacattcttttcattttcaaaatgcCAAGTCAATAGGCACAGCCTTTCATTACACACAAATTGCAAATTGCTTgcgaaaataaacatttctaatATTAGCTTCGCATGTTTACGTTGCGTGCCGCTTCGTAATTACGTAATTAAGCTGCAGTCAAAAGTAAAATTGATGGGCGCAGCGATTCTATCTTTAAAATTTGTCATTTCACGCAACAATTATTCCTAATCATAAACCAGCTACTTTATGGAACCTAAAACAACTGTTTCGCTTTATAACcagaaagaaataattgatcaacacaattttaaaattatttttaatttgttcaaGAGAAAATAATAGGACtctcaattattaataaatagattTCCACAAAGCACGAATGAAAGAAAAATCTAGAGCTCAGGAATAAGACATTAGGGTCGCGCAATAATTCATTCAAATCACGGAAAAATTGGCTTACCTGTCACATGATCGATTTAATACGTCTACCGATTAAATTTATATCTTTTCACCGGAACCAGCTCGAAGGACTATGATGCCTCAGCTATTCATGCGGCTCGATAAATCTTGCAGAGACTTATAAAGGCACAATAGTATTGTGGAAATACCCATATACAGCCGGCTATAATTACACGGAGTCCTGCCGAAGATTCATATTTCATGTCGGGTGCAATGCATAGGAAATTCTTGTCGGTGGAATGCTCGATCCTCTGTTGCACTGTAATTATCTGTGCGTGTATTTGTGTAGCTGGTAGCCGACTTAATCGGTAAAGTTTGCGTGTCCTCCATGTCACCGATGTCCCCGTCCTGTAAGCCGAAAGGCATGGTCTTAGAAATGTACAGGCTTCTACAGTTTCTCTCTGTGCCTCGACCAAGATAGATCAAAGAAAACGCGATCCCGATCGAACGCGTTTCAATAGATAGAAAATAGTTTGACGAGACGCTGCGCGGTTTCAAAAATGATGCGCCGGAAAAGGGTACTCGCGCGCTTTCCTCGCGAAGTTCTTCGATTAGACGAGTTGTTGTCTCTGAAAAAAATGACCAAAATATTAGACGTGCAAATGAGCAATTAACAATATTATAAACAgcgcaaaaattaatttttgtttattcgatgtgatgaaattttttatctcCCAACTGAAAGGTGGTTTGAGCTAGTTTGAAAGCAACGGGGATTAATCTATCGATTCTTTAATAAATCGTTGAACTTTAGGAAATACTGATAATTGTTGGTAATAACtacatttaattatttgatGCAGGGTGGTTTAAAGTCCTCGCGGAAAATGGCAAAGAAATCAGTGCCGGCGGCGCTGCAAACCGAAATTTTGAATAACGAAGACTGGGAGAAGCTTCTGAAGAAAACTGGTTTAATAGGGACGTAATGATCTACTGTATCTTGAAAGTATATTTCTGGTTTtctgattttgtaatttattttttagtgGTGGATGTTTATTCGGAATGGAGTGGACCATGCACGGGGATGGTGAGCATCCTGAAGAAAGTCAAAATGGAGATCGGGGGAGACGCGTTAAGTTATGCTacggtaaatttttattttaatattttctaatatATAATAAGTTGATttgataattattattgttatcaATTTAGGCGAAATGTGACTACATAACGGATCTAGAGCGCTTCCAAGGGAAAAGCGAACCAATTTGGATGTTCATCCACGTAAATGAATTATAAATCACTTTTgtcgatttaaaaaataatttcaccgcataaatattgttttttgattatttttttagaaTGGTCGAATGATAAATCTAATGTTCGGCGCACAGTGTCCGCAATTGTTAAAAATGCTGACGACCGAGTTGCAGAGGGTGCAAAATGGCGAGGAACACGAGTATGTATAATATTCTAGTCAtcggatattaaaaaatattttgattaacaTCACATACTTGTAGATTCTCTTTGGAAGTGTCTGAAAGGAGTCCAGAGGAAgtgaaacaattaaaaatgatcGAGGAAGCTAGGATAGCGAAAGAAGCGGCGAAAAAAGCTCGGAAAGGTTTCGAAAAATACTTTCAGCCCTCTAAAACCCTCCTACAAGTTCTGTTCTAAATACCGTCCTAAATTTGCAGAAGCTGAAGCTGTAGCGCGATACGAAACAGAGATGCTTCACTTAACTACTTCGCTAAAAAACGAAACTTGTCTCTTGCTCTATCCATGGGTTTTCAAAGACGAAGAAGACCATAAGAGAGACAAAAAGTCTAGTCCACCGTACGTGGAATTGATAGAAGAGATATTACCAGGGACTTTCATAGTTGACCAGGAAATAAGAAAGCGGCTTAGTGAGGACATCCTCAGCAAACTTTATAACGAAGTACAtataactgaaataattttctctCGTTAGAAGCTTGAAGAATTAATTAAGATATGATCAACATTTCTGCAGTCCGATTACGTATTGCCAGAAAATCACAAGAGTCTATTACTAGATGGTAAATGCATGTTTATAAGGTTGAAAGTTGCTGAAGAAAACCCAGATATCGATATTCATGCACAGTTGATGAGTCTACTGTTCGGAGAACCAGAGTTACCGAGTGCGGAAACAGTTTTCACCGAAGAATGGTAATTGTTAATGGTTATTGTCAATATTCCTTTATTAAATTTGTTCAATTTCTCAGTTACGCGGGTCGCCATCGACCCGCCTCCGCACCACCCGAGAATGAAACCGAGATTTTTCCAATTGCATGGACACCGCCGAATTGTAGAAACAAGGCGATCGTTTATCGCACGATTTTTACCACGTACACCAACAAAACATACCCGGTGAGCTAATCAATTTTGATTCTTTTGAACACTATCTAACGCACGTACTATTCACTTTTCAGTACGAAGATAAGGCTGCAAACGTACCGATAGTGGTATTCAAGTACGATTACACGCGGAAAAATGAGTTGAGAATAGTTCTAGAAGAGTTTGAGGATGAAGTGGTCCACTTTGGTATTTTCGAATCCGACAAACCACCGGAGGCAAAAATAATTGCTGGAAGTATGGACGAATTCGAGGAAAATACAAGGGAGAGAACGGGGTATGAGACGTTTGTGTGTGTAGTGAAGAAAGTAGGGTGCGAGGCGTTTTTAGGGTTTGCTGGTATTGGTCCCTATCACGTGAGTGAGAATCCGGAGAAGGGTTCTGAGGAATCGAAACTGTATTTCCCGGATGTTACTGGTTCGGAAGAAACACAGTCGGACGATGATGAAAAACCTGAAGAGGTGCCGGAGAACCCTGAGGAAAATAATGAGCCACAGACATAAATTACATTCAACGCGTTGCTTACCGGACGCCCCTTCATTTTCGGCTCGATTTTTGGATCGAAGAACTGTATGGTTGCGTTAAAGCAAAGTAAATGAAAATACGAGGTGCGTTGTTAAGAAGCCGACATTTATTTTCCAGCGCCTCGACTTGCAATATAAAAGAATGTAGAAACAGACAGAGTACCTAGATTCTGCAAGTTAGCTCAAGGGTATGGTACAATAAATGATGGCaattaaacaatatttatttcttataACCACAGCTTCGCCTACGGCCTCTTGCTCTCTCAAACTTCCTTCCCTTAGACTGTACTAATGGTTTCGTGTGCGAGTGTGGCACACCAGGAGCTGGTCCGAAGTGTTTCACTGCTTCACGCGCCTTCCTGGGGCCTTGCATTAACACTGTCCGCTTTCCGGTGGGTGCACGCAGTGCCAGCTGATCAAAAGTGATCAGCTCACCTCCAGCCTTCAAAATACGGGCTCTGGCTTTCTCAGTGATACGCAGGGCACAAACCTATCACAAAACAATAACAAATTGATTAGA from Lasioglossum baleicum chromosome 11, iyLasBale1, whole genome shotgun sequence includes:
- the LOC143213292 gene encoding uncharacterized protein LOC143213292 isoform X2, with amino-acid sequence MIYCILKVYFWFSDFVIYFLVVDVYSEWSGPCTGMVSILKKVKMEIGGDALSYATAKCDYITDLERFQGKSEPIWMFIHNGRMINLMFGAQCPQLLKMLTTELQRVQNGEEHEFSLEVSERSPEEVKQLKMIEEARIAKEAAKKARKEAEAVARYETEMLHLTTSLKNETCLLLYPWVFKDEEDHKRDKKSSPPYVELIEEILPGTFIVDQEIRKRLSEDILSKLYNESDYVLPENHKSLLLDGKCMFIRLKVAEENPDIDIHAQLMSLLFGEPELPSAETVFTEECYAGRHRPASAPPENETEIFPIAWTPPNCRNKAIVYRTIFTTYTNKTYPYEDKAANVPIVVFKYDYTRKNELRIVLEEFEDEVVHFGIFESDKPPEAKIIAGSMDEFEENTRERTGYETFVCVVKKVGCEAFLGFAGIGPYHVSENPEKGSEESKLYFPDVTGSEETQSDDDEKPEEVPENPEENNEPQT
- the LOC143213292 gene encoding uncharacterized protein LOC143213292 isoform X1; the protein is MQGGLKSSRKMAKKSVPAALQTEILNNEDWEKLLKKTGLIVVDVYSEWSGPCTGMVSILKKVKMEIGGDALSYATAKCDYITDLERFQGKSEPIWMFIHNGRMINLMFGAQCPQLLKMLTTELQRVQNGEEHEFSLEVSERSPEEVKQLKMIEEARIAKEAAKKARKEAEAVARYETEMLHLTTSLKNETCLLLYPWVFKDEEDHKRDKKSSPPYVELIEEILPGTFIVDQEIRKRLSEDILSKLYNESDYVLPENHKSLLLDGKCMFIRLKVAEENPDIDIHAQLMSLLFGEPELPSAETVFTEECYAGRHRPASAPPENETEIFPIAWTPPNCRNKAIVYRTIFTTYTNKTYPYEDKAANVPIVVFKYDYTRKNELRIVLEEFEDEVVHFGIFESDKPPEAKIIAGSMDEFEENTRERTGYETFVCVVKKVGCEAFLGFAGIGPYHVSENPEKGSEESKLYFPDVTGSEETQSDDDEKPEEVPENPEENNEPQT